A section of the Leptotrichia sp. HSP-342 genome encodes:
- a CDS encoding riboflavin synthase has product MFTGLVEETGKIIDIAKKAASIEITIRGKKVAEKAQIGDSIAVNGVCLTVTKLNGNDFTADVMFETIEKSGLKRAKAGDIVNLEKSLTLMTFLGGHLVMGDVDCEAKIVSITDKGIAKVYEFQLDKNYKNNMKYIVEKGRVTIDGASLTVIDVNDNDGIFSVSLIPHTIENITVGMKKTGDFVNIETDLFGKYVEKILKFDNFQNIENKEKKSNLTMEFLQKNGF; this is encoded by the coding sequence ACTGGAAAAATTATTGATATTGCAAAAAAAGCTGCAAGTATCGAAATTACAATAAGGGGAAAAAAAGTCGCTGAAAAAGCACAAATTGGAGATAGTATCGCTGTAAATGGCGTGTGTCTGACTGTTACAAAACTAAATGGAAATGACTTTACTGCCGATGTAATGTTTGAAACTATTGAAAAAAGCGGTTTAAAACGTGCTAAAGCTGGAGATATTGTAAATCTTGAAAAGTCACTTACACTTATGACTTTTTTAGGCGGACATCTTGTAATGGGAGATGTTGACTGTGAGGCTAAAATTGTATCAATTACAGACAAAGGGATTGCAAAAGTGTATGAATTCCAGCTGGATAAAAATTATAAAAACAATATGAAATACATTGTTGAAAAAGGACGTGTAACGATTGATGGAGCGAGCCTTACAGTAATTGATGTAAATGATAATGATGGAATTTTCTCAGTTTCACTTATTCCACATACAATTGAAAATATTACCGTTGGAATGAAAAAAACTGGAGATTTTGTAAATATTGAAACAGATTTGTTTGGAAAATATGTTGAAAAAATATTAAAGTTTGACAATTTTCAAAATATAGAAAATAAAGAAAAAAAATCAAATTTAACAATGGAATTTTTACAAAAAAATGGATTCTAA